From one Streptomyces sp. ICC1 genomic stretch:
- a CDS encoding nucleotide sugar dehydrogenase has protein sequence MPADLAVIGLGHLGLPLAQAAVAAGIETVGYDSGPATDSTLTAAEIRRMSAAGFRVTTNPAELGRVRTAVICAPTQLGADRALDLSAVGEAGRTLAARLRPHTTVILESAAHPGVTEDYLRPILESGSGLRAGRDFHLAYSPSRLDPGNRTHGISNTPKVIGGLTPACTESAHAFYARLTEKVVRARGLREAETVQLLETNYRHVNIALMNEMAVLCHDLGVDLWDVIRCAETKPYGFQAFRPGPGVGGHGVPLDPNYLPHTTRTPGHPLRMIGLAQEINNRMPQYVIQRSATLLNEHGKSARGARVLLLGVTYKPDLADQEGSPAREIASRLLDLGALVSYHDPYIGGWRVRDQPVPRAESLYEAAANADLTILLQHHRTYDLQGLAVKAQLLLDTRGASPVGTAHRL, from the coding sequence ATGCCCGCAGATCTCGCCGTCATCGGACTCGGCCATCTCGGCCTCCCGCTCGCCCAGGCAGCCGTGGCCGCCGGGATCGAGACGGTCGGCTACGACAGCGGTCCGGCGACGGACTCCACCCTCACCGCCGCCGAGATCCGCCGCATGTCGGCGGCCGGCTTCCGGGTCACCACCAACCCCGCCGAACTCGGCCGGGTCCGCACCGCCGTCATCTGCGCCCCCACCCAGCTCGGCGCGGACCGCGCACTCGACCTGTCCGCGGTCGGCGAGGCGGGCCGCACGCTCGCCGCCCGGCTGCGCCCGCACACCACCGTCATCCTCGAATCGGCCGCCCACCCGGGCGTCACCGAGGACTACCTGCGCCCGATCCTCGAATCGGGCTCCGGGCTGCGCGCCGGGCGGGACTTCCACCTCGCCTACTCCCCCAGCCGCCTCGACCCCGGCAACCGCACGCACGGCATCTCCAACACCCCCAAGGTCATCGGCGGCCTCACCCCCGCCTGCACCGAGTCCGCGCACGCCTTCTACGCCCGCCTCACCGAGAAGGTGGTACGCGCCCGCGGCCTGCGTGAGGCCGAGACGGTCCAGCTCCTCGAAACGAACTACCGGCACGTCAACATCGCCCTCATGAACGAGATGGCGGTCCTGTGCCACGACCTCGGCGTGGACCTGTGGGACGTCATCCGGTGCGCCGAGACCAAGCCGTACGGGTTCCAGGCCTTCCGGCCCGGCCCCGGAGTCGGCGGGCACGGCGTCCCGCTCGACCCCAACTACCTCCCCCACACCACCCGCACCCCGGGCCACCCGCTGCGCATGATCGGCCTGGCGCAGGAGATCAACAACCGGATGCCCCAGTACGTCATCCAGCGCAGCGCCACCCTGCTCAACGAGCACGGCAAGTCCGCCCGCGGGGCTCGCGTACTGCTCCTGGGCGTCACCTACAAGCCGGACCTCGCCGACCAGGAGGGCTCACCGGCACGCGAGATCGCCAGCCGGCTCCTCGACCTCGGGGCGCTGGTCAGCTACCACGACCCGTACATCGGCGGATGGCGCGTCAGGGACCAGCCGGTCCCCCGCGCCGAATCCCTGTACGAGGCCGCGGCCAACGCCGACCTGACGATCCTGCTCCAGCACCACCGCACGTACGACCTGCAAGGCCTGGCGGTGAAAGCCCAGTTGCTGCTGGACACCCGCGGTGCCAGCCCGGTGGGCACCGCGCACCGGTTGTAG
- a CDS encoding glycerol-3-phosphate dehydrogenase/oxidase, protein MGSGRGAGGGTTTLGPAQRAEALAAMAERELDVLVVGAGVVGAGTALDAVTRGLATGLVEARDWASGTSSRSSKLIHGGLRYLEMLDFALVREALKERGLLLGRLAPHLVKPVPFLYPLQHKGWERFYAGSGVALYDAMSLSSGHGRGLPTHRHLSRKRALRIAPALRKDALVGALQYYDAQMDDARYVATLVRTAAAYGAQCANRARVVGFLREGERVVGARVQDVEGGGEYEIRAKQIVNATGVWTDDTQALIGERGQFHVRASKGIHLVVPKDRIHSSTGLILRTEKSVLFVIPWGRHWIVGTTDTEWDLDKAHPAASSADIDYLLEHVNSVLAVPLTRDDVQGVYAGLRPLLAGESDATSKLSREHTVAHPVPGLVVVAGGKYTTYRVMAKDAVDEAVHGLDQRVAACVTEDVPLVGAEGYRALWNGRARIAARTGLHVVRVEHLLNRYGSLTEELLSLIAADSSLGEPLTGADDYLRAEVVYAASHEGARHLDDVLTRRTRISIETFDRGTRSARECAELMAPVLGWDKQQIEKEVEHYEKRVQAERESQRQPDDQTADAARLGAPDIVPL, encoded by the coding sequence ATGGGTTCGGGGAGGGGAGCTGGAGGGGGGACGACGACGCTGGGGCCGGCGCAGCGCGCCGAGGCGCTCGCCGCGATGGCCGAGCGGGAACTGGACGTGCTGGTGGTCGGCGCGGGCGTGGTGGGCGCGGGCACCGCCCTCGACGCCGTGACCAGGGGGCTCGCGACCGGACTGGTCGAGGCGAGGGACTGGGCGTCCGGCACCTCCAGCCGCTCCAGCAAGCTCATCCACGGAGGGCTCAGATATCTGGAGATGCTCGACTTCGCCCTCGTGCGGGAGGCGCTGAAGGAGCGCGGCCTGCTGCTGGGACGGCTCGCCCCGCACCTGGTGAAGCCGGTGCCGTTCCTCTACCCGCTGCAGCACAAGGGCTGGGAGCGCTTCTACGCCGGCTCCGGCGTCGCGCTGTACGACGCCATGTCGCTGTCCAGCGGCCACGGGCGCGGACTGCCGACCCATCGCCACCTCTCGCGCAAGAGGGCCCTGCGCATCGCACCGGCGCTGCGCAAGGACGCGCTGGTGGGCGCCCTGCAGTACTACGACGCCCAGATGGACGACGCGCGCTACGTGGCGACCCTGGTGCGCACGGCCGCGGCGTACGGGGCGCAGTGCGCCAACCGGGCGAGGGTGGTCGGCTTCCTGCGGGAGGGCGAGCGGGTCGTCGGCGCGCGGGTGCAGGACGTGGAGGGCGGCGGGGAGTACGAGATCCGCGCGAAGCAGATCGTGAACGCCACGGGGGTGTGGACGGACGACACCCAGGCGCTGATCGGGGAGCGGGGGCAGTTCCACGTGCGGGCGTCGAAGGGCATCCACCTCGTCGTCCCGAAGGACCGGATCCACTCCTCGACCGGGCTGATCCTGCGGACCGAGAAGTCGGTGCTGTTCGTGATCCCGTGGGGCCGGCACTGGATCGTGGGCACCACGGACACCGAGTGGGACCTGGACAAGGCGCATCCGGCGGCGTCGAGCGCCGACATCGACTACCTGCTGGAGCACGTGAACTCGGTGCTGGCGGTCCCGCTCACCAGGGACGACGTCCAAGGGGTCTATGCCGGCCTGCGGCCGCTGCTGGCCGGGGAGTCGGACGCGACGAGCAAGCTCTCGCGCGAACACACGGTGGCCCACCCGGTGCCGGGGCTGGTGGTGGTCGCCGGCGGCAAGTACACGACGTACCGGGTGATGGCCAAGGACGCGGTGGACGAGGCGGTCCACGGCCTCGACCAGCGTGTCGCGGCGTGCGTGACGGAAGACGTGCCGCTGGTGGGCGCGGAGGGGTACCGGGCCCTGTGGAACGGGCGGGCGCGGATCGCTGCGCGGACGGGGCTCCATGTGGTGCGGGTGGAACACCTCTTGAACCGGTACGGGTCGCTGACGGAGGAACTGCTGTCGCTGATCGCGGCGGACTCCTCGCTCGGGGAGCCGCTGACGGGCGCCGACGACTACCTCCGGGCCGAAGTGGTCTACGCGGCCTCGCACGAGGGGGCGCGGCACCTGGACGACGTGCTGACGCGGCGGACGCGGATCTCGATCGAGACCTTCGACCGGGGGACGCGATCGGCACGGGAATGCGCGGAGTTGATGGCTCCGGTTCTCGGCTGGGACAAGCAGCAGATCGAGAAGGAAGTGGAACACTACGAGAAGCGGGTCCAGGCCGAGCGGGAATCCCAGCGTCAGCCGGACGATCAGACGGCGGACGCCGCGCGGCTGGGGGCGCCGGACATCGTCCCGTTGTAA
- a CDS encoding serine/threonine-protein kinase yields the protein MAAKPELRKPAVGAASEDAEPPAAKAEPRDAKPAAVSKADEVAAAVKAAAAKAGEGPHDEGRLLAGRYRLGDVLGKGGMGTVWRAEDETLGRTVAVKELRFGSGVDDDEKRRLITRTLREAKAIARIRSGGAVTVYDVVDEDGRPWIVMELIEGPSLAEFVRENGTLTPRRAAEVGLAVLDVLRAAHRQGILHRDVKPSNVLLADHGNGRVVLTDFGIAQVEGDPSVTSTGMLVGAPSYISPERARGQRPGPPADMWSLGGLLYAAVEGVPPYDKGSALATLTAVMTEPVDPPKNAGPLTEVIYGLLVKDPAHRLDDDRARAMLTAVIDAPEPPAPLAVAAAEETRQISLAEAQEAAEKAAAEKAAKAAEKAEKKERERRDREQRERTRAALKSARKAAAVAAATPAEPPSSRPAPVAAPLTDVVPRRTIALAIAGLVVALAVIGSLIAYIVSGDDKSGAKEEGKGGGKESSAASGPSPGSSPSPSPSPKTGEQAGTGGAGSPSPGQSPSTGGGTGSTTGQGQGATPGGPGGALPPGFSTVTDPGFHFSMAMPDGFKATGTVGQNSGVIYSRDGGFPRIQVDFNDSPRDDARAAWAELAPAVAGSSTNYKLLRLEVVDYRGYPTVADWEFERDQKGMRVRVLDRGFKMDAKHGYAIMISCAADQWDADECTKMRNTAFQTFQSLG from the coding sequence GTGGCTGCCAAGCCTGAGCTGCGCAAGCCGGCCGTCGGGGCGGCGTCCGAGGACGCGGAGCCCCCGGCCGCGAAGGCGGAGCCGCGGGATGCCAAGCCTGCCGCCGTGAGCAAGGCCGACGAGGTGGCGGCCGCCGTCAAGGCGGCCGCGGCCAAGGCGGGCGAGGGCCCGCACGACGAGGGCCGGCTGCTCGCGGGCCGCTACCGCCTCGGCGACGTCCTCGGCAAGGGCGGCATGGGCACCGTCTGGCGCGCCGAGGACGAGACCCTCGGCCGGACCGTCGCCGTCAAGGAACTCCGCTTCGGCAGCGGCGTCGACGACGACGAGAAACGCCGCCTCATCACCCGCACCCTGCGCGAGGCCAAGGCCATCGCGCGGATCCGCAGCGGCGGAGCGGTGACCGTCTACGACGTCGTCGACGAAGACGGCCGCCCGTGGATCGTCATGGAGCTCATCGAGGGCCCCTCGCTCGCCGAGTTCGTCCGGGAGAACGGGACGCTCACCCCCCGCCGAGCCGCCGAAGTCGGCCTCGCCGTGCTCGACGTACTGCGCGCCGCACACCGGCAGGGCATCCTGCACCGCGACGTGAAGCCCTCCAACGTGCTCCTCGCCGACCACGGCAACGGCCGCGTCGTCCTCACCGACTTCGGCATCGCCCAGGTCGAGGGCGACCCCTCCGTCACCTCCACCGGCATGCTCGTCGGCGCCCCCTCCTACATCTCCCCGGAGCGCGCCCGCGGCCAGCGCCCCGGTCCGCCGGCGGACATGTGGTCGCTCGGCGGCCTGCTGTACGCCGCGGTCGAGGGAGTGCCCCCGTACGACAAGGGGTCCGCCCTCGCGACCCTCACCGCCGTGATGACCGAGCCGGTCGACCCGCCCAAGAACGCCGGTCCGCTGACCGAGGTCATCTACGGCCTCCTCGTCAAGGACCCGGCCCACCGCCTCGACGACGACCGCGCGCGGGCGATGCTCACCGCCGTGATCGACGCACCCGAGCCGCCGGCCCCCCTCGCGGTCGCGGCCGCCGAGGAGACCCGGCAGATATCGCTCGCCGAGGCGCAGGAGGCCGCGGAGAAGGCGGCCGCCGAGAAGGCCGCCAAGGCCGCCGAGAAGGCGGAGAAGAAGGAGCGCGAGCGGCGCGACCGCGAACAGCGCGAGCGGACCCGCGCGGCACTGAAGTCTGCCCGCAAGGCCGCCGCGGTCGCGGCCGCGACCCCCGCCGAGCCCCCGTCCTCGCGCCCCGCGCCCGTCGCGGCGCCGCTCACCGACGTCGTGCCCCGCCGCACCATCGCCCTCGCGATAGCCGGACTGGTCGTCGCCCTCGCGGTCATCGGCTCGCTCATCGCCTACATCGTCAGCGGCGACGACAAGAGCGGCGCGAAGGAGGAGGGCAAGGGCGGCGGCAAGGAGTCGTCCGCCGCCTCCGGCCCGTCGCCCGGGAGTTCGCCGTCCCCCTCGCCCTCGCCCAAGACCGGCGAGCAGGCCGGCACCGGCGGAGCCGGCTCGCCGAGCCCGGGCCAGAGCCCGTCCACCGGCGGCGGCACCGGCAGTACCACCGGCCAGGGGCAGGGCGCTACGCCCGGCGGCCCCGGGGGCGCGCTCCCGCCGGGGTTCTCCACGGTGACGGACCCCGGCTTCCACTTCTCGATGGCGATGCCCGACGGGTTCAAGGCGACCGGCACGGTCGGCCAGAACTCCGGTGTCATATACAGCCGGGACGGCGGCTTCCCGCGGATCCAGGTCGACTTCAACGACTCGCCGCGCGACGACGCGCGCGCCGCCTGGGCCGAGCTGGCCCCGGCGGTGGCGGGCAGCAGCACCAACTACAAGCTGCTGCGGCTCGAAGTGGTGGACTACCGGGGCTACCCGACCGTCGCGGACTGGGAGTTCGAGCGGGACCAGAAGGGCATGAGGGTCCGTGTGCTCGACCGCGGGTTCAAGATGGACGCGAAGCACGGCTACGCCATCATGATCAGCTGCGCCGCCGACCAGTGGGACGCCGACGAGTGCACGAAGATGCGCAACACGGCATTCCAGACCTTCCAGTCCCTGGGCTGA